A window of the Fibrobacter sp. genome harbors these coding sequences:
- a CDS encoding sigma 54-interacting transcriptional regulator has translation MEQIQQSKIQELELLYKISSILNQSLNFENVAHPILEVLESTMGVEHATLTLYNRHTGEISIEIAEGLSSRQARKGRYKVGEGVTGKVVETGKPVIIPSVGKDPNFLDRTGRGKDENKAFLCVPVIMEHEVIGALSADVQNPVEDQLPEKLRLLEIIAQMLAAAVKLRRQAREENEILKAENERLTMELKDRFQPDNIIGRSSEMQRVYAQIDQVSKNPLPVLIVGEVGTGKGLVAEAIHYRSDRNTHPYIRVHCASMPESVLDRELFGSERGALVGVLTETPGRVEQADGGTLFLDEVAELSPNLQVKLLRLLQDGEMERVGARFSKKVNVRIIAATTKNLQQMVAEGTFREDLYYQLHISPIYVPALHNRKTDIVLLADHFVEHYCRIVGKNVRRLARTTINMLMSYPWPGNVRELENAIERAVLVTDEDVIYPHHFPTTLQTAETSGTQVSGNLKLMVEAYERDIICDALKSSKGKMAAAARSLSTTPRILTYKIKQLGIDLAGFGK, from the coding sequence ATGGAACAAATACAGCAAAGTAAGATTCAGGAATTGGAGCTGCTCTACAAGATCAGCTCCATTTTGAACCAAAGCCTGAATTTTGAAAATGTGGCCCACCCTATTCTAGAGGTGTTGGAGTCCACAATGGGGGTGGAACACGCCACCCTTACTTTGTATAATCGCCACACTGGCGAAATCTCCATTGAAATTGCAGAAGGCTTGTCCAGCCGTCAGGCCCGTAAAGGGCGCTACAAGGTGGGCGAAGGCGTCACCGGTAAGGTGGTGGAAACCGGTAAGCCGGTCATCATTCCTTCTGTGGGTAAGGACCCCAACTTCCTAGACCGTACTGGCCGTGGTAAAGACGAAAACAAGGCGTTCCTTTGTGTTCCCGTGATTATGGAGCATGAAGTCATTGGAGCCTTGAGTGCCGACGTCCAAAATCCCGTCGAGGATCAGCTTCCCGAAAAACTTCGTTTGTTGGAAATCATCGCCCAGATGCTTGCTGCTGCGGTGAAGTTGCGCCGTCAGGCCCGCGAAGAAAACGAAATCCTGAAGGCGGAAAACGAACGTTTGACCATGGAGCTTAAGGACCGTTTCCAGCCCGACAATATCATCGGTCGCTCCAGCGAAATGCAGCGCGTTTACGCCCAGATTGACCAGGTTTCCAAGAACCCCCTTCCCGTGCTGATCGTGGGGGAGGTGGGCACCGGCAAGGGCCTTGTGGCCGAAGCTATCCATTACCGTTCCGACCGCAACACTCATCCCTACATCCGCGTTCACTGTGCCTCCATGCCGGAGTCTGTGCTGGACCGCGAACTTTTCGGAAGTGAACGTGGCGCCTTGGTAGGCGTCCTTACGGAAACCCCGGGCCGTGTGGAACAGGCCGATGGCGGTACGCTGTTCTTGGATGAAGTGGCGGAGCTTTCTCCCAACCTTCAGGTAAAGCTTTTGCGCCTGCTGCAGGACGGCGAAATGGAACGCGTGGGCGCCCGCTTTTCAAAGAAGGTGAACGTCCGCATCATTGCCGCCACCACCAAGAACTTGCAGCAAATGGTGGCCGAGGGCACCTTCCGCGAAGACCTTTACTACCAGCTTCACATTTCGCCTATCTACGTACCCGCTTTGCACAACCGCAAGACGGACATCGTCCTTCTGGCGGATCACTTTGTGGAACATTATTGCCGTATCGTGGGTAAGAACGTGCGCCGTCTGGCCCGCACCACCATCAACATGCTCATGAGCTACCCATGGCCCGGCAACGTCCGCGAGCTTGAAAACGCCATCGAGCGCGCGGTCCTCGTGACCGACGAAGACGTCATCTACCCGCACCATTTCCCCACAACGCTGCAGACCGCAGAAACTTCCGGCACCCAGGTGTCCGGTAACCTGAAGCTTATGGTGGAAGCCTACGAACGAGATATCATCTGCGATGCCCTCAAGAGTTCCAAGGGCAAGATGGCCGCAGCCGCCCGCAGCCTCTCCACCACGCCCCGCATTCTTACGTACAAAATAAAACAGCTAGGCATAGATCTCGCTGGTTTCGGAAAATAG